TTTTCTTGCGAAAAATATATTAATATGTGAGAAGTAATGTGTCAGCCCGGTTAGCGTATAATTACAGGGATCAATAACAATCGCTTGCATTTTTATCTTCTTCTTAAGTTGGGTTTCTTTCAGCTTTTCCGCGTGAATAAAGATTGAAATTCAAAGGGAAAAAAATAAGTAACGGCCACAGGCAGATCAAATTATGCGTAGTTTTTCTTCATTAAAACATGTCTCTGCACATCACTTTTTGTTCTTCTCCGTCACAGGGATGTGTGTTCCCCTGCTGCCGGCAGCAATGAGATGAGTCAGGGGTTCACCCCCAGAAAGACAAAGAACGCCAGCCGCGGCCAGCCCGTAAGACCAACGGCGGAAGTTGCAGGAAATCTGGCTTTGCGGGAACCCCCGCAACCGCATCGACAGCCTGTCGGTTAAGATCTCAGGTTGTTATCAGAGATGATTGATCGGAACGCTGAATCCAGGCTGAGCTCCCTCGAAAAATCTGGTACAGGGAACAGCGTTTCAGTTAACCTGACGCGACAAGCACTGTTAAATCATGATTTTCGCCGCAACGCGGCAGGGGTACTTCTGACAGTGGACACCGCAGGGCGTGTGAGGCGAGGCCATGAAGATGGCTAATAATTCGCATAAAAAGCGATTACCCTGAACGCGTCGGTGATGAAGCGGGGGATCATTTCTCTCTTTTGCCCATTTTGCGATATATTAGCCCCACTATCAAAATCCTCTTTTTCCAAAGGTATTCCCCGATGGCCCTGATCCCCAAAAACTATGCCCGTCTCGAAAGCGGTTACCGCGAGAAAGCGCTTAAAATCTACCCGTGGGTCTGCGGGCGCTGCACGCGTGAGTTTGTCTACTCCAACCTGCGCGAACTGACGGTGCACCATATCGATCACGATCACACCAATAACCCGGAAGATGGCAGCAACTGGGAGCTTTTATGCCTTTATTGTCACGATCACGAGCATTCGAAGTACACCGAAGCGGACCAGTACGGCACCCGCGTGGTGGCAGGCGAAGACGCGCAGGATGACGTTGAAGCCGCAACCTACAACCCGTTTGCCAACCTTCAGGCGATGCTGAACAAGAAGAAGTGATGGCCGCTGCCTGCTTCTGTTAGCAGATTGCCAGCAGCAGGAAGGAGAACGAAGAAAACTAACCAGTCATGAAAGGAAGCAGCAATGTCCCAGCTTTTACCGGAAATCGAAGTGATGTTTATCGCCGGGTTTGGCCCAATCTCCCGGAGTACGGAAACCAGCGCCGCGTTTTATCTGCATGCGCTGGGGCTGCCGCTGAAGCCGATTGAGGGCAACAGCGATTACCTGGTGACGGAAGAGGGCGCGCTGCAGGGCGCTAAGCATTTTGCCGTCTGGCCGCTGGCGCAGGCAGCCACCTCATGTTTTGGCACTGAGCAGTGGCCAGGCGAACTGCCGATCCCGCAGGGATGGATTGAGTATGAGGTACGGGATCTCGATGCTGCCACCCAGGTTTTGGCCGACAGAGGCTATCGTCTGCTGGTGGCAAATCGCACCGAGCCCTGGGGGCAAAAGGTCACCCGCCTGCTCAGTCCTGAAGGGTTGCTCACCGGATTGACGATCACGCCCTGGTTGCGCCAGTAATAAGCAGGCGACTTACCCAGCGCCTTTCTTAGCATGGTGATAAAGGCGCTGACCGAGT
This portion of the Erwinia sp. E602 genome encodes:
- the yajD gene encoding HNH nuclease YajD, translated to MALIPKNYARLESGYREKALKIYPWVCGRCTREFVYSNLRELTVHHIDHDHTNNPEDGSNWELLCLYCHDHEHSKYTEADQYGTRVVAGEDAQDDVEAATYNPFANLQAMLNKKK
- a CDS encoding VOC family protein, which encodes MSQLLPEIEVMFIAGFGPISRSTETSAAFYLHALGLPLKPIEGNSDYLVTEEGALQGAKHFAVWPLAQAATSCFGTEQWPGELPIPQGWIEYEVRDLDAATQVLADRGYRLLVANRTEPWGQKVTRLLSPEGLLTGLTITPWLRQ